Proteins from one Roseovarius nanhaiticus genomic window:
- the trpC gene encoding indole-3-glycerol phosphate synthase TrpC → MTTPTILEKIKAYKLEEVAATKADVPLEEMEDRARAAPPVRPFHEALLNAANGGYGLIAEIKKASPSKGLIREDFDPAALAAAYAEGGAACLSVLTDTPSFQGAKEYLTQAREACELPVLRKDFMYDTYQVVEARSLGADCILIIMASVTDAEAAALEQAASDWGMDAIIEVHNAEELKRAEALTSPLIGINNRDLNTFETTLDTTRTLARYVPEDRLIICESALETPEDLADIARYGARCFLIGETLMRADDVASATRHILANPLTAGGM, encoded by the coding sequence ATGACAACGCCCACGATCCTCGAAAAGATCAAAGCCTATAAACTTGAAGAGGTTGCCGCAACCAAGGCAGATGTTCCGCTTGAAGAAATGGAGGACCGCGCCCGCGCCGCCCCGCCTGTGCGCCCCTTCCACGAGGCGCTTCTCAACGCCGCGAACGGCGGCTACGGTCTTATCGCCGAGATCAAGAAGGCAAGCCCTTCCAAAGGCCTCATCCGCGAGGATTTCGACCCCGCCGCGCTTGCCGCAGCCTATGCCGAGGGCGGCGCCGCCTGCCTGTCGGTGTTGACGGACACGCCCAGTTTCCAAGGCGCCAAGGAGTACTTGACCCAGGCACGCGAGGCCTGCGAGCTACCCGTCCTGCGCAAAGATTTCATGTACGACACGTATCAGGTCGTCGAGGCGCGCAGCCTCGGAGCCGATTGCATCCTGATCATCATGGCCAGCGTCACCGATGCCGAAGCCGCCGCGCTGGAACAGGCGGCGTCGGACTGGGGGATGGACGCGATTATCGAGGTGCATAACGCCGAGGAACTGAAGCGCGCCGAGGCTTTGACATCGCCCCTCATTGGTATTAATAACCGCGATCTCAATACGTTCGAGACCACTCTTGATACGACGCGGACCCTTGCGCGCTACGTTCCCGAGGACCGGCTGATCATCTGCGAGAGTGCTTTGGAAACACCCGAAGACTTGGCCGATATCGCCCGCTACGGTGCCCGATGCTTCTTGATCGGCGAGACGCTTATGCGCGCCGATGATGTCGCCAGCGCAACACGTCACATCCTGGCCAATCCGCTCACCGCCGGGGGCATGTGA
- a CDS encoding ComEC/Rec2 family competence protein: protein MAALRQSFAQLLLLQRGHLIGWAPVCLATGIGLYFSLPVEPGWPAYAALATLGLSMLMLSRWIGQAAAPLAIGVALILAGAILAGARAHHVAGPVLGWRYYGPIEGRVVGIDRSASDAVRVTLDRVKLARVPPHRTPGRIRLSLHSKIEGAAPRPGLYMGATGHLSPPSGPVEPGGFDFQRHAWFQGLGAVGYTRVPLVALAPPEGGQWMFRIRMALSARVQAALGGETGGFAAAIMTGDRSGMGQDTLTALRVSNLAHLLAISGLHMGLLTAFVFAALRYGLALIPFIALRAPVKPVAAALALVVAAFYLGLSGGSIATERAFIMVAVMLVAVMLDRRALSLRAVALAALIVLVLRPEALMGPGFQMSFAATTALIAVFGWLQHDALPRGPKWLRPVIAVVVSSGVAGFATAPIAAAHFNQIAHYGLIANLASVPLMGVLVMPAAVLSVCLMPFGLEWVGLWIMGLGLDWILLVAHWISMQEGARGMVPSPGPLVLPLLSLGALTVILWQGRARLIGALPIAVAFLLWAGVERPRVLIADTGGLVGIMTPEGRALSTAKGDGFAALNWLENDGDPATQEEAAARWPAAQQAEDWPDILALRGKRGLQEVAGCGDAEWIVLNISAPEDWHRGRAGPDAPPCHILDPKALRVTGALAMHGSDLSVITARQVTGARLWNTARSSPEKRSKIASNQ from the coding sequence GTGGCGGCGCTTCGGCAGTCCTTTGCGCAGCTGCTGCTATTGCAGCGCGGGCACCTGATCGGCTGGGCGCCGGTTTGCCTTGCCACAGGCATCGGGCTCTACTTCTCGCTTCCGGTCGAGCCGGGCTGGCCCGCCTACGCGGCGCTGGCGACGCTTGGCCTGTCAATGCTGATGCTTTCGCGCTGGATCGGGCAGGCAGCGGCGCCGCTTGCCATCGGCGTGGCCCTCATCCTTGCAGGTGCGATTCTGGCAGGCGCGCGGGCGCATCACGTGGCGGGGCCGGTGCTGGGCTGGCGCTATTACGGGCCGATCGAGGGGCGCGTCGTCGGGATCGACCGCTCGGCCTCGGACGCGGTGCGCGTGACGCTGGACCGGGTCAAGCTGGCGCGCGTACCGCCGCACCGCACGCCGGGCCGGATACGCCTGTCGCTTCATTCCAAGATCGAAGGCGCCGCGCCGCGCCCCGGCCTCTACATGGGTGCCACAGGCCACCTGTCGCCGCCCTCGGGCCCGGTGGAACCTGGCGGTTTTGATTTCCAAAGACATGCGTGGTTTCAGGGGCTTGGCGCCGTCGGTTACACGCGGGTGCCGCTCGTCGCGCTGGCGCCGCCCGAGGGCGGTCAGTGGATGTTCCGCATCCGCATGGCGCTGTCGGCGCGGGTGCAGGCCGCGCTTGGGGGCGAGACTGGCGGATTTGCCGCGGCCATCATGACAGGCGACCGCTCGGGGATGGGGCAGGACACGCTGACGGCGCTGCGCGTGTCGAACCTTGCGCATCTTCTGGCGATTTCGGGCCTCCATATGGGCCTGCTAACCGCCTTCGTCTTTGCGGCTCTGCGTTACGGGCTGGCGCTCATCCCCTTCATCGCCCTGCGCGCCCCGGTCAAGCCTGTCGCCGCCGCGCTGGCCCTTGTCGTTGCGGCCTTTTACCTGGGCCTGTCGGGCGGCAGCATCGCGACCGAGCGCGCCTTTATCATGGTCGCCGTCATGCTGGTCGCTGTCATGCTGGATCGCCGCGCGCTCAGCCTTCGCGCTGTGGCGCTCGCGGCGCTGATCGTTCTTGTCCTGCGGCCCGAGGCGCTGATGGGCCCCGGCTTTCAGATGAGCTTTGCCGCGACCACGGCCCTCATCGCGGTTTTCGGTTGGCTGCAGCACGACGCACTGCCGCGCGGGCCAAAATGGTTGCGCCCTGTCATTGCGGTCGTTGTATCGTCGGGGGTGGCCGGCTTTGCCACAGCCCCCATCGCGGCCGCCCATTTCAACCAGATCGCGCATTATGGGCTGATCGCGAACCTTGCCTCTGTTCCTTTGATGGGCGTGCTCGTCATGCCGGCGGCGGTGCTTTCGGTCTGCCTCATGCCCTTCGGCCTCGAGTGGGTCGGGCTCTGGATCATGGGGCTCGGCCTCGATTGGATCCTTCTGGTCGCGCACTGGATTTCCATGCAGGAGGGGGCGCGCGGGATGGTACCCAGTCCCGGGCCTCTGGTGCTGCCTCTATTGTCGCTGGGCGCGCTGACGGTGATCCTCTGGCAAGGTCGCGCGCGGCTGATAGGCGCACTCCCCATCGCGGTGGCCTTTTTGCTATGGGCCGGGGTAGAGCGCCCCCGCGTGCTGATTGCTGACACAGGCGGGCTGGTGGGTATCATGACACCGGAGGGGCGCGCGCTCAGTACCGCCAAGGGCGACGGATTCGCAGCTCTCAACTGGCTGGAAAACGATGGAGATCCAGCAACGCAGGAAGAGGCTGCAGCGCGTTGGCCCGCCGCGCAGCAGGCCGAGGATTGGCCGGACATTCTGGCGCTTCGTGGTAAGCGCGGGCTACAAGAGGTCGCGGGATGCGGCGACGCAGAGTGGATTGTCCTGAACATCAGCGCGCCCGAAGACTGGCATCGGGGGCGGGCTGGCCCGGATGCACCGCCTTGCCACATCCTGGACCCGAAGGCGCTGCGTGTAACGGGCGCATTGGCTATGCATGGCTCGGATCTGTCGGTTATCACTGCCCGCCAAGTCACAGGTGCGCGCCTGTGGAATACAGCCCGAAGCAGCCCCGAAAAGCGCTCAAAGATCGCTTCAAATCAGTAA
- the trpD gene encoding anthranilate phosphoribosyltransferase: MSDALKPLIDAAANGPLSRAQAEQAFGILFDGEATPSQIGGFLMALRTRGETVDEYAAAAAVMRAKCNKVHAPEGAMDIVGTGGDGKGTLNISTATAFVVAGAGVPVAKHGNRNLSSKSGAADALGQMGVNVMIGPEVVEKALKEAGIAFMMAPMHHPAMAHVGPVRAELGTRTIFNILGPLTNPAGVKRQLTGAYRRDLIRPMAETLGRLGSTRAWLVHGSDGTDELAISGHSWVAALNEDGSIAEFEVHPEEAGLPLHPFEDILGGTPQENGAAFRALLDGSQGAYRDAVLLNSAAALLVAGHAESLTEGAAQAAHSIDSGAARNCLAKLAKITSETS; this comes from the coding sequence ATGAGCGACGCGCTCAAACCCCTCATTGACGCCGCCGCGAATGGCCCGCTCAGCCGCGCGCAGGCCGAGCAGGCCTTTGGCATCCTCTTCGATGGCGAGGCAACGCCCAGCCAGATCGGCGGCTTTCTGATGGCGCTGCGCACGCGCGGCGAGACGGTGGATGAATACGCCGCGGCCGCCGCCGTGATGCGCGCCAAATGCAACAAGGTGCACGCGCCCGAAGGCGCGATGGACATCGTCGGCACCGGCGGCGACGGCAAGGGCACGCTCAATATCTCGACCGCGACGGCCTTTGTCGTGGCGGGCGCTGGTGTGCCGGTGGCGAAGCATGGCAACCGCAATCTCAGCTCGAAATCGGGCGCGGCGGATGCGCTGGGGCAGATGGGCGTCAACGTGATGATCGGCCCGGAAGTCGTTGAAAAAGCGCTGAAAGAGGCGGGAATCGCCTTCATGATGGCGCCTATGCACCACCCGGCCATGGCGCATGTCGGACCCGTCCGGGCCGAGTTGGGCACGCGCACCATCTTCAACATTCTCGGGCCGCTCACCAACCCTGCGGGCGTAAAACGCCAATTGACCGGCGCCTATCGCCGCGACCTGATCCGTCCCATGGCCGAAACACTGGGCCGACTGGGATCCACCCGCGCGTGGCTGGTGCATGGCAGCGATGGCACGGACGAGTTGGCCATTAGCGGGCACAGCTGGGTCGCGGCCCTGAACGAAGACGGAAGCATCGCCGAATTCGAGGTGCATCCCGAGGAGGCGGGCCTGCCGCTGCACCCGTTTGAGGATATCCTAGGCGGTACGCCACAGGAAAATGGTGCCGCCTTCCGTGCGCTATTGGACGGGTCGCAGGGCGCCTATCGCGACGCCGTGCTCCTGAATTCCGCGGCGGCACTTTTGGTCGCAGGCCACGCAGAGTCGCTGACCGAGGGCGCTGCGCAGGCTGCCCATAGCATCGACAGCGGCGCGGCACGTAACTGCCTCGCAAAGCTTGCCAAAATTACATCGGAGACGTCATGA
- the trpE gene encoding anthranilate synthase component I gives MELTPAFEDFAAGYDAGKSQLVYTRLAADLDTPVSLMMKLAGGASDAFMLESVTGGEVRGRYSIIGMKPDLVWQCHGKASRINRAARFDPEAWETQDGNPLKNLRALIAESKIDLPGDLPAASAGLFGYLGYDMIRLVEHLPNVNPDPLGLPDALMLRPSVIAVLDGVKGEVIVVAPAWHEPGTSARAAHARAAERVMDAVRDLDRALPQSRGLGEAAEDGEAVSNFTREGYKAAVEQAKEYIKAGDIFQVVPSQRWTQPFAQPPFALYRSLRRTNPSPFMFYFNFGGFQVIGASPEILVRVFGNEVTIRPIAGTRPRGATPEEDRANEADLMADTKELAEHLMLLDLGRNDTGRVCKVGTVRPTEEFIIERYSHVMHIVSNVVGELAEDQDALSALLAGLPAGTVSGAPKVRAMEIIDELEPEKRGVYGGGVGYFSAGGDMDICIALRTAVVKDAQLYIQAGGGVVYDSDPEAEYMETVHKSNAIRRAAADAARFGGSGNS, from the coding sequence ATGGAGCTGACCCCAGCATTTGAGGATTTCGCCGCAGGCTATGACGCGGGCAAAAGCCAGCTGGTCTATACCCGCCTTGCAGCCGATCTCGATACGCCCGTATCGCTGATGATGAAGCTTGCGGGCGGCGCCTCCGATGCGTTCATGCTGGAATCGGTCACCGGCGGCGAGGTGCGCGGACGCTATTCGATCATCGGAATGAAGCCGGACCTCGTCTGGCAGTGCCACGGCAAGGCCAGCCGAATCAACCGCGCCGCCCGCTTCGATCCCGAGGCGTGGGAAACGCAGGACGGCAATCCGCTGAAGAATCTGCGCGCGCTGATCGCCGAGAGCAAGATTGACCTGCCGGGCGATCTGCCCGCCGCCAGTGCGGGCCTCTTCGGGTATCTGGGCTACGACATGATCCGCCTGGTCGAGCATTTGCCGAATGTGAATCCCGATCCGCTGGGCCTGCCCGATGCGCTGATGCTGCGCCCCTCGGTCATCGCCGTGCTGGACGGGGTGAAGGGCGAGGTGATTGTCGTCGCCCCTGCATGGCACGAGCCGGGCACCAGCGCCCGCGCCGCCCATGCGCGCGCCGCCGAGCGGGTGATGGATGCCGTGCGCGATCTGGACCGCGCCCTGCCCCAAAGCCGAGGGCTGGGAGAGGCCGCCGAGGATGGCGAGGCGGTATCGAACTTCACGCGCGAGGGCTACAAGGCCGCGGTGGAACAGGCCAAGGAATATATCAAGGCGGGCGATATCTTTCAGGTCGTGCCCAGCCAGCGCTGGACGCAACCCTTTGCACAGCCGCCCTTCGCGCTGTATCGCAGCTTGCGGCGAACGAACCCCTCGCCCTTCATGTTCTACTTCAATTTCGGCGGCTTCCAGGTGATCGGCGCCAGCCCCGAGATCCTCGTGCGCGTCTTTGGCAATGAGGTCACGATCCGCCCCATTGCAGGCACCCGCCCCCGCGGCGCCACGCCCGAGGAAGACCGCGCGAACGAGGCGGATCTGATGGCCGACACCAAGGAGCTGGCCGAGCATCTGATGCTCCTGGATCTGGGGCGAAACGACACGGGCCGCGTCTGCAAGGTGGGCACCGTGCGCCCGACCGAGGAATTCATCATCGAGCGGTACAGCCACGTCATGCATATCGTCTCGAACGTCGTGGGCGAGTTGGCCGAGGATCAGGACGCGCTGAGCGCGCTCTTGGCCGGCCTACCCGCCGGGACGGTCTCGGGCGCGCCCAAGGTGCGCGCGATGGAGATCATCGACGAGCTGGAGCCGGAAAAGCGCGGCGTCTACGGCGGCGGCGTGGGCTATTTCAGCGCCGGGGGCGATATGGATATCTGCATCGCGCTGCGCACAGCGGTGGTCAAGGACGCGCAGCTCTATATTCAGGCCGGGGGCGGTGTCGTCTATGACAGCGACCCCGAGGCGGAATATATGGAGACGGTCCATAAATCCAATGCCATCCGCCGCGCGGCGGCGGATGCGGCCCGCTTCGGCGGCAGCGGCAACAGCTGA
- the moaC gene encoding cyclic pyranopterin monophosphate synthase MoaC → MSGLTHFDDKGDAHMVDVSDKAVTARVATAACHISMARETYDIIAEGRAKKGDVIAVARLAGIMGAKRTSDLIPLCHPLPISKASVDLTLDPDLPGLQIAATVKTTGQTGVEMEALTAAGVAALTVYDMAKAVDRAMEIGGLRVVLKDGGKSGRYEAI, encoded by the coding sequence ATGAGCGGCCTCACACATTTCGACGACAAGGGCGACGCCCACATGGTCGACGTGTCGGACAAGGCCGTGACGGCCCGCGTGGCGACCGCCGCATGCCATATCAGTATGGCGCGCGAAACCTATGATATCATTGCAGAAGGCCGCGCCAAGAAGGGCGACGTGATCGCGGTTGCGCGCCTTGCCGGGATCATGGGCGCCAAGCGTACATCGGACCTCATTCCGCTCTGCCATCCCCTGCCCATTTCCAAGGCAAGTGTGGACCTTACTCTCGATCCGGACCTGCCTGGCCTGCAGATCGCGGCGACGGTCAAGACCACAGGTCAGACCGGCGTCGAAATGGAAGCGCTGACAGCTGCTGGCGTTGCAGCCCTGACGGTCTATGACATGGCCAAGGCTGTCGATCGTGCGATGGAAATTGGCGGCTTGCGCGTTGTTCTGAAAGATGGCGGAAAATCAGGCCGATACGAGGCGATCTGA
- a CDS encoding anthranilate synthase component II, which produces MLLLIDNYDSFTYNLVHYVGELGAEVVVRRNDALNVEAALAMKPSGILLSPGPCDPDQAGICLPLTLAAAREGIPLLGVCLGHQTIGQAFGGRVIRHSEIVHGKMGLMHHEGQGVFAGLPSPFEATRYHSLVVERASLPECLEVTAHLEDGTIMGLRHRELPIEGVQFHPESIASQHGHALLKNFLDTLPELQQVPA; this is translated from the coding sequence ATGCTGCTGCTCATCGATAATTACGACAGCTTTACCTATAATCTGGTCCATTACGTCGGCGAGCTGGGCGCGGAAGTGGTCGTGCGCCGCAACGACGCGCTGAACGTCGAGGCCGCATTGGCGATGAAGCCCTCGGGGATCTTGCTGTCGCCCGGCCCGTGCGATCCGGATCAGGCGGGCATTTGCCTGCCCCTGACGCTGGCCGCCGCGCGCGAGGGAATTCCCCTCTTGGGTGTTTGTCTCGGTCATCAGACCATCGGGCAGGCCTTTGGCGGGCGCGTCATTCGACACTCCGAAATCGTCCATGGCAAAATGGGGCTGATGCATCACGAAGGCCAGGGCGTCTTTGCCGGCCTGCCCTCGCCCTTCGAGGCGACGCGCTATCACTCCCTCGTGGTCGAACGCGCGAGCCTGCCCGAGTGCCTGGAGGTGACAGCACATCTGGAGGACGGCACCATCATGGGCCTGCGCCACCGCGAGCTGCCCATCGAGGGCGTGCAGTTCCATCCTGAATCCATCGCATCGCAGCACGGCCATGCCCTGCTCAAGAATTTCCTCGACACGCTTCCCGAGTTGCAACAGGTGCCCGCATGA
- a CDS encoding divergent polysaccharide deacteylase family protein, which produces MASGFLSGLVAGAAVSTVALGAASVLTGGAEGRLPETAAVEVPAGSEFNQSLVDGPAQMPQADGAPALSGEAPQVDAAAPDDLSAIGAGGTQPSQRPQPGSIDADLSAPQVPTGGSGITPSQPDGASIAAPDMQADPALDRAQEAQGAESAGISTDPAQPSVPEVETGAGLVSDMDQGSAAEMAEPGSDMLEPDMPAPELRDPDTTDPEPAAPEIASALPQPEMDAEDTRSSTIGDIATNIETGRLPSVGAEPEGTSGDAPVDEPVDTRAIIRNAAPFDNSEGKPLMSIVLIDDGSSPIGLEALDAFPYPLSFAVEATAPGASERMERYRNAGFEVLAIADLPEGADARDTETVMQTVLAAVPDAVGILEGTGTGLQISRDASEQLAPILLESGHGLVLFAKGLGTAPKLIAREGVPVGTVFRDFDSNDQSPTVIRRFLDQAAFKAGREEEGGVIMLGRLRADTISALLLWGLQDRASSVALAPVSAVLLDGS; this is translated from the coding sequence ATGGCGAGCGGATTTTTGTCTGGGTTGGTGGCGGGTGCGGCCGTCTCAACCGTGGCGCTTGGCGCGGCTTCGGTGCTGACAGGCGGCGCCGAAGGGCGGCTGCCGGAAACGGCGGCGGTCGAGGTGCCCGCAGGCTCGGAGTTCAACCAGTCGCTGGTCGATGGCCCGGCGCAGATGCCGCAGGCCGATGGCGCGCCCGCGCTATCGGGCGAGGCGCCGCAGGTGGATGCCGCCGCGCCCGATGATCTGAGCGCCATCGGTGCGGGCGGCACGCAGCCCTCCCAGCGCCCCCAGCCGGGCAGCATCGACGCCGATTTGAGCGCGCCGCAGGTGCCCACGGGCGGCAGTGGTATCACGCCCAGCCAGCCGGATGGCGCCAGCATCGCTGCACCGGACATGCAGGCGGATCCCGCTCTCGATCGCGCACAGGAGGCGCAGGGCGCTGAGAGCGCAGGGATCTCGACAGATCCCGCGCAGCCCAGTGTGCCGGAGGTCGAAACCGGAGCGGGCCTGGTGAGCGATATGGACCAGGGTTCTGCTGCGGAAATGGCTGAGCCAGGCTCGGACATGCTTGAACCGGACATGCCCGCGCCGGAACTGCGTGACCCGGACACCACTGATCCCGAACCCGCCGCGCCCGAAATCGCCTCGGCCCTGCCGCAGCCCGAGATGGACGCAGAAGACACCCGATCCAGCACCATTGGCGATATCGCCACCAATATCGAAACCGGCCGCCTGCCGTCTGTCGGCGCCGAGCCCGAGGGGACAAGCGGGGATGCGCCCGTTGATGAGCCCGTCGATACGCGCGCCATCATTCGCAACGCCGCACCTTTCGACAATTCCGAGGGCAAGCCGCTGATGTCGATCGTGCTGATCGACGATGGCAGCAGCCCCATTGGCCTTGAGGCGCTGGACGCTTTTCCCTATCCGCTGAGCTTTGCGGTCGAGGCCACCGCGCCGGGCGCGTCCGAAAGGATGGAGCGTTATCGCAATGCGGGCTTCGAGGTGCTTGCCATCGCCGATCTGCCCGAGGGCGCCGATGCGCGCGACACCGAGACCGTCATGCAGACCGTCCTTGCTGCCGTGCCGGATGCGGTGGGCATCCTCGAAGGCACCGGAACGGGCCTGCAGATCAGCCGCGACGCAAGCGAGCAACTGGCTCCGATCCTGCTCGAGTCGGGCCATGGCCTCGTGCTTTTTGCCAAGGGGCTGGGCACCGCGCCCAAGCTGATTGCGCGCGAGGGGGTTCCGGTGGGAACGGTCTTTCGCGATTTCGACAGCAACGACCAAAGCCCGACGGTCATCCGCCGCTTCCTGGACCAGGCCGCCTTCAAGGCGGGCCGTGAGGAGGAGGGCGGCGTGATCATGCTGGGCCGCCTGCGCGCCGACACGATCAGCGCGCTCTTGCTATGGGGTCTGCAGGACCGCGCCAGCAGCGTGGCACTAGCGCCCGTCTCGGCGGTGCTTTTGGACGGCAGCTAG
- a CDS encoding rRNA large subunit pseudouridine synthase E translates to MPRLILFNKPHGVLSQFTDEGSGHPTLAAYVDVPGVYPAGRLDRDSEGLLLLTDDGKLQARIADPKFKKPKTYLAQVEGVPDNAALIALTQGVTLKDGPTRPATVRRIAPPELWPRVPPVRFRKSVPDSWIELTITEGRNRQVRRMTAHVGHPTLRLVRWRIGEWSLDGIAPGTWREA, encoded by the coding sequence ATGCCCCGCCTGATCCTCTTCAACAAACCTCATGGCGTCCTGTCGCAATTTACCGATGAAGGCAGCGGCCATCCGACGCTGGCCGCCTATGTGGACGTGCCGGGCGTCTATCCTGCCGGGCGGCTTGACCGGGACAGCGAGGGTCTTTTGCTCCTGACTGATGATGGCAAGCTACAAGCGCGGATTGCGGATCCGAAGTTCAAGAAACCCAAGACGTATCTCGCGCAGGTCGAGGGCGTGCCGGACAATGCGGCGCTGATCGCGCTTACCCAAGGCGTTACGCTCAAGGACGGGCCGACGCGGCCCGCCACAGTGCGCCGGATCGCGCCGCCAGAGCTGTGGCCGCGCGTGCCGCCCGTACGCTTTCGCAAATCCGTGCCAGACAGCTGGATCGAGCTGACGATCACCGAAGGCCGCAACCGGCAGGTGCGCCGCATGACGGCGCATGTTGGGCATCCCACCTTGCGCCTCGTGCGTTGGCGCATCGGGGAGTGGTCACTGGACGGGATCGCGCCCGGCACATGGCGCGAGGCCTAG
- the glp gene encoding gephyrin-like molybdotransferase Glp, with amino-acid sequence MISVDEALSHLFALSPPREAELVPLRAAAGRVLAKPVSALRDQPPFAASTMDGYALGSSHAHPGAVLNVVGEAAAGHRWEGRLGTGEALRIFTGAPLPPGADRVIIQEDVTRSSSQLTLNSDLESGTHIRPAGADFKAGHEVSAPRRLGPSDVALLAAMGIGEVWVTCQPTVAIIATGDELVMPGEAPGPDQITASNIFGLAALAEAEGAKARILPIARDTEASLKSAFSLAKDADLIVTVGGASVGDHDLVGAVAQAQGMERAFYKIAMRPGKPLMAGRMGEAVMLGLPGNPVSAMVCGHIFMLPMLRAMMGLGAMAPSYQEARLGTDLPANGRRAHYMRARVTNGTVTPAASQDSALLSVLADANALLVRQAHAPAALAGETVQILPI; translated from the coding sequence GTGATAAGCGTTGACGAGGCCCTGTCGCACCTCTTCGCGCTGAGCCCTCCACGCGAGGCGGAGTTGGTTCCACTCCGCGCGGCTGCAGGGCGCGTCTTGGCCAAGCCTGTTTCGGCTCTGCGCGACCAGCCGCCCTTCGCGGCCTCGACGATGGATGGCTATGCATTAGGGTCCAGCCACGCGCATCCGGGCGCGGTGCTGAACGTCGTGGGCGAGGCCGCGGCGGGCCACAGATGGGAGGGCCGTCTCGGCACCGGAGAGGCGCTGCGCATCTTTACGGGAGCCCCTCTTCCGCCCGGCGCCGATCGCGTTATTATTCAAGAGGATGTGACACGAAGCTCATCTCAATTAACTCTCAATTCAGACTTGGAGAGCGGCACGCATATCCGCCCCGCCGGCGCCGATTTCAAGGCCGGCCACGAGGTGAGTGCACCGCGTCGCCTTGGCCCCAGTGACGTGGCGCTGCTTGCTGCAATGGGCATTGGCGAGGTTTGGGTCACTTGCCAACCCACGGTTGCCATAATCGCCACAGGGGACGAACTGGTCATGCCAGGCGAGGCGCCGGGCCCGGATCAGATCACCGCATCCAACATCTTCGGTCTTGCCGCCCTCGCCGAAGCGGAAGGTGCCAAGGCCCGCATCCTTCCTATCGCGCGCGACACCGAAGCCTCGCTCAAGTCGGCCTTTTCGCTTGCCAAGGACGCTGATTTGATTGTGACAGTCGGGGGCGCATCGGTCGGCGATCATGACCTTGTGGGCGCGGTCGCGCAGGCCCAAGGGATGGAGCGCGCTTTTTATAAAATCGCCATGCGTCCCGGCAAACCGCTGATGGCGGGGCGCATGGGCGAGGCCGTCATGCTTGGTCTCCCCGGAAATCCTGTTTCAGCAATGGTTTGCGGGCATATCTTCATGCTCCCCATGTTGCGTGCGATGATGGGTTTGGGCGCCATGGCACCTTCATATCAAGAGGCGAGGCTGGGCACGGACTTGCCTGCCAATGGGCGCCGGGCGCACTACATGCGCGCACGCGTAACGAACGGCACAGTAACCCCCGCAGCAAGCCAGGATAGCGCCCTTCTGTCGGTGCTGGCCGATGCGAACGCACTTTTGGTGCGACAAGCGCATGCGCCCGCCGCTCTTGCCGGCGAAACCGTCCAAATACTTCCAATTTGA
- the lexA gene encoding transcriptional repressor LexA: MLTKKQLDLLEYINKRVQRDGVPPSFDEMKDALNLRSKSGIHRLITALEERGFIRRLAHRARALEIVKLPESLGGSASHGFAAQVIDGDLPDEAPPANARSVVVDALEIPVMGRIAAGVPIEAIQHASHNVAVPGGMIAGAGEHYALEVKGDSMIDAGINDGDVVVIRETSTADNGDIVVALVEDQEATLKRFFRRGGAIALEAANPAYETRVLPDHKVKVQGRLVGLIRTY; this comes from the coding sequence ATGCTGACGAAAAAGCAACTGGATTTGCTGGAATACATCAACAAACGCGTGCAGCGCGACGGGGTACCGCCCAGTTTCGATGAGATGAAAGACGCTCTGAACCTGCGCTCCAAATCCGGTATCCATCGCCTTATCACAGCACTGGAAGAGCGTGGCTTCATCCGGCGTCTCGCGCATCGTGCGCGTGCGCTGGAGATCGTCAAACTGCCCGAGTCACTCGGTGGTAGCGCGTCGCATGGCTTTGCCGCACAGGTCATTGACGGCGATTTGCCTGATGAGGCGCCGCCCGCCAATGCGCGGAGCGTTGTGGTCGACGCGCTTGAGATCCCGGTGATGGGCCGTATCGCGGCGGGTGTGCCAATTGAGGCAATTCAGCATGCATCGCACAATGTGGCCGTGCCGGGCGGCATGATCGCAGGCGCGGGCGAGCATTACGCTCTGGAAGTCAAAGGCGACTCGATGATCGACGCCGGCATCAATGACGGCGATGTTGTGGTCATTCGCGAGACATCGACCGCCGATAACGGCGATATCGTTGTGGCTCTGGTCGAGGATCAGGAAGCGACGCTCAAGCGGTTCTTCCGCCGTGGCGGGGCTATCGCGCTCGAGGCTGCAAACCCGGCTTACGAGACGCGTGTTCTACCGGATCACAAGGTCAAGGTTCAGGGCCGGCTTGTCGGGCTCATTCGCACTTACTGA